A region of Myxococcus stipitatus DSM 14675 DNA encodes the following proteins:
- a CDS encoding peptide ABC transporter substrate-binding protein gives MPTTLDWSHSDPDSWANYPVMLATQRGLTVLGSDHAVRSGLAERWERSRDAQGREVYVFHLRRDVSWSDGSPLVARDFVVGWRRALRGRERGEMADLEGAAEALALQDRMAPEADIVAALERVGVEAVDSHTLRVTLAHPRSYFLARVANVYIFYPAPSADLEGRSVEEVRDYFDRPRDGRPLALGPYRVESWDRAGERVRLVYNPRSAFPPPLAEGESPVPVITLMKSEIGPALYERGRVDFVFVDSAAALRVKRPEDLQREPLLSTYYLAFNTERAPLDRPEVRRALSRALDREALVSGLLPAARPSHVLLPPELPGAASSDEAARLPHYEPERAKAELAGVPGMERPLRLVYRSGDNFVPEVAIAERIVAQLARVGVQVVLEARSDFSAEIARRTAQGPRAYDLYLRRLGGDYAHPNTFFTLFERSGNHQTGWETQGGGEPMGRFERLLEAADGEADEGKARALYTQAQEVLVGEQAVIAPVYHPDRYFRARDTLRGLDVDPFNFLALRTLRMSAPVPEAKRAEGTP, from the coding sequence ATGCCCACCACTCTGGACTGGAGTCACTCGGACCCGGACAGCTGGGCCAACTATCCGGTGATGCTGGCGACGCAGCGGGGGCTCACGGTGCTGGGCTCGGACCACGCGGTGCGGTCGGGACTGGCGGAGCGCTGGGAGCGGTCTCGCGATGCGCAAGGGCGTGAGGTCTACGTCTTCCACCTGCGCCGGGACGTGAGCTGGTCGGATGGCTCGCCGCTGGTGGCGCGCGACTTCGTCGTGGGGTGGCGGCGCGCGCTGCGTGGGCGTGAGCGCGGGGAGATGGCGGACCTGGAGGGCGCGGCGGAGGCGCTCGCGCTCCAGGACCGGATGGCTCCCGAGGCCGACATCGTCGCGGCGCTGGAGAGGGTGGGCGTGGAGGCCGTGGACTCGCACACGTTGCGGGTGACGCTGGCGCATCCGCGCAGCTACTTCCTGGCCCGTGTGGCGAATGTGTACATCTTCTACCCCGCGCCGTCGGCGGACCTGGAGGGGCGCTCGGTGGAGGAGGTTCGGGACTACTTCGACCGGCCTCGCGATGGACGTCCGTTGGCGCTGGGGCCGTATCGGGTGGAGAGCTGGGACCGCGCGGGGGAGCGGGTGCGGTTGGTCTACAACCCGCGCTCGGCGTTTCCGCCGCCGCTGGCCGAGGGCGAGTCGCCCGTGCCCGTCATCACGTTGATGAAGTCGGAGATTGGTCCGGCGCTGTATGAGCGGGGGAGGGTGGACTTCGTCTTCGTGGACAGCGCCGCGGCGCTTCGGGTGAAGCGGCCGGAGGACCTCCAGCGCGAGCCGCTCCTGTCCACGTACTACCTGGCCTTCAACACGGAGCGGGCGCCGCTGGACAGGCCCGAGGTCCGTCGCGCTTTGTCTCGGGCGTTGGACCGGGAGGCGCTGGTGTCGGGGCTCTTGCCGGCGGCTCGGCCTTCCCATGTCCTGCTTCCTCCGGAGCTGCCCGGGGCTGCTTCGTCCGACGAAGCGGCGCGTCTGCCGCACTACGAGCCGGAGCGCGCGAAGGCGGAGCTGGCGGGAGTGCCTGGGATGGAGCGGCCGCTGCGGCTCGTGTATCGCAGTGGCGACAACTTCGTGCCCGAGGTGGCCATCGCGGAGCGCATCGTGGCGCAGCTCGCGCGGGTGGGCGTGCAGGTGGTGCTGGAGGCTCGCTCGGACTTCTCGGCGGAGATTGCGCGGCGCACGGCGCAGGGGCCTCGCGCGTACGACTTGTACCTGCGCAGGCTGGGCGGGGACTACGCGCACCCGAACACGTTCTTCACGCTGTTCGAGCGCTCGGGCAATCACCAGACGGGCTGGGAGACGCAGGGCGGTGGTGAGCCCATGGGGCGATTCGAGCGGCTCCTGGAGGCGGCGGATGGGGAGGCGGACGAAGGGAAGGCGCGTGCGCTGTATACGCAGGCGCAGGAGGTGCTGGTCGGGGAGCAGGCGGTGATTGCGCCGGTGTACCACCCGGACCGCTACTTCCGGGCGCGCGACACGCTGCGCGGATTGGATGTGGACCCGTTCAACTTCCTGGCGCTGCGCACGCTGCGGATGTCCGCGCCTGTCCCCGAGGCGAAGCGGGCGGAGGGCACGCCGTGA
- a CDS encoding ABC transporter permease subunit: MAMLPLTTESDAKRQVSPELAASYKRDLGIGEPLGFLRPWEKLWRGERLGTSAQGITGDELARKLSGSVGVGMMALPLALAWALGFALVRTQWRKGRWAALGDIVPALAFGTPVFIPALLFAPAVVERGHMLPELTAALVTSIWPGIFLGTLVGDALETELSRDYVRTALGKGLSPGTVLRRHVLPNVLPALLDAVGPVATTLLAGSFAAERVLGLPYFGQLYVLAVLNKQVAVVVVATTTFASLLVIVSLGVEVLRHVVDPRSREARA, encoded by the coding sequence ATGGCCATGTTGCCGCTCACCACGGAGAGCGATGCGAAGCGGCAGGTGTCCCCGGAGCTCGCGGCTTCGTACAAGCGCGACCTGGGCATCGGTGAGCCGCTCGGATTCCTGCGGCCTTGGGAGAAGCTCTGGCGCGGCGAGCGGCTCGGCACGAGTGCGCAGGGCATCACGGGGGATGAGCTCGCGCGCAAGCTGTCCGGCAGCGTCGGTGTGGGCATGATGGCGCTCCCGTTGGCGCTGGCCTGGGCGCTGGGCTTCGCGCTGGTGCGGACGCAGTGGCGCAAGGGGCGATGGGCCGCGCTCGGTGACATCGTTCCGGCGCTCGCTTTCGGGACCCCCGTGTTCATCCCCGCGCTGCTGTTCGCCCCCGCCGTGGTGGAGCGGGGACACATGTTGCCGGAGCTGACCGCGGCCCTGGTGACCTCCATCTGGCCCGGCATCTTCCTGGGCACGCTCGTCGGTGACGCGCTGGAGACGGAGCTCTCGCGTGACTACGTGCGGACCGCGCTGGGCAAGGGGCTCTCCCCCGGCACCGTCCTGCGCCGCCACGTATTGCCCAACGTGCTGCCCGCGCTGCTCGATGCGGTGGGCCCGGTCGCCACCACGCTGCTCGCGGGCTCATTCGCCGCCGAGCGGGTGCTCGGGCTCCCTTACTTCGGTCAGCTCTACGTGCTCGCCGTCCTCAACAAGCAGGTCGCCGTGGTGGTCGTCGCGACCACCACGTTCGCTTCGCTGCTCGTCATCGTCAGCCTCGGGGTCGAAGTGCTGCGCCATGTGGTGGACCCGCGCTCCCGGGAGGCTCGCGCATGA
- a CDS encoding ABC transporter permease subunit produces MSAVPSRARWGLVLLVGLGVLSLVAGRLFPETLASTCPLGVDPMRPDRTVCELAFGGLWVSLAIGLCAGGLATLIGLLVAALARLLGGAWEQTILRGVDAVFALPDVLVVMVLQLAGQSLADAGHSGGLGPFGLMVASLALVGWAGPARMFRNRLATLEGQEFVAAARALGGGGPHILRVHLWPALRPFALAVFLSRLPTAILTESTVSFFGIARMEPMSLGRYLGTSYAALIYEGGSRVVLPAWALLVLLVLGASLASQALSASPRKAT; encoded by the coding sequence ATGAGTGCCGTTCCCTCTCGTGCTCGATGGGGACTCGTGTTGCTCGTGGGCCTTGGGGTCCTGAGCCTTGTGGCCGGGCGCCTCTTCCCCGAGACGCTCGCCAGCACCTGCCCGCTGGGCGTCGACCCGATGCGGCCCGACCGCACCGTCTGCGAGCTGGCCTTCGGTGGGCTCTGGGTCTCCCTCGCCATCGGCCTCTGCGCGGGTGGTCTCGCCACGCTCATCGGCCTGTTGGTCGCGGCCTTGGCGCGACTGCTGGGCGGCGCATGGGAGCAGACGATTCTTCGCGGCGTCGATGCCGTCTTCGCGCTGCCCGACGTGCTCGTGGTGATGGTGCTCCAACTCGCGGGCCAGTCGCTCGCGGACGCGGGACACAGTGGGGGACTGGGGCCCTTCGGGTTGATGGTCGCCTCGCTCGCGCTCGTGGGTTGGGCGGGGCCCGCGCGCATGTTCCGCAACCGCCTGGCCACCCTCGAGGGACAGGAGTTCGTCGCCGCTGCCCGTGCCCTGGGCGGCGGAGGCCCCCATATCCTTCGCGTCCACCTGTGGCCCGCGCTGCGCCCCTTCGCGCTGGCCGTGTTCCTCAGTCGCCTGCCCACCGCCATCCTCACCGAGTCCACGGTGAGCTTCTTCGGCATCGCCCGGATGGAGCCCATGTCCCTGGGCCGCTACCTGGGCACCAGCTACGCGGCGCTCATCTACGAGGGCGGCTCGCGCGTCGTCCTCCCCGCCTGGGCGCTCCTGGTCCTCCTGGTGCTCGGCGCATCGCTCGCCTCCCAGGCACTCTCGGCGAGCCCTCGCAAGGCCACCTGA
- a CDS encoding response regulator, which produces MSLPTTEELIPVLDGEAKERTERDDGLKLEPVRSAVLVVEDDPAHREILVEMLADWGYEPMPVGSAEEAEFAVRNKRMDAAIVDVFLPGRSGATLMSRLRERFPQAVLIGVSAMSDSAMARKCKGLGADLFIGKPLNPERLSEALQSKHTSWH; this is translated from the coding sequence ATGTCCCTGCCCACCACCGAAGAGTTGATCCCCGTGCTCGACGGCGAAGCCAAGGAGCGCACCGAGCGCGACGACGGGCTGAAGCTGGAGCCCGTGCGCAGCGCCGTACTCGTCGTCGAGGACGACCCGGCCCACCGCGAGATCCTGGTCGAGATGCTCGCGGACTGGGGCTACGAGCCGATGCCCGTGGGCAGCGCCGAGGAGGCGGAGTTCGCCGTGCGCAACAAGCGCATGGACGCCGCCATCGTCGACGTGTTCCTCCCCGGCCGCAGCGGTGCCACGCTGATGTCACGGCTGCGCGAGCGCTTCCCTCAAGCGGTGCTCATCGGCGTGAGCGCGATGAGTGACTCGGCCATGGCGCGCAAGTGCAAGGGCCTGGGCGCGGACCTCTTCATCGGCAAGCCCCTGAACCCCGAGCGGCTCTCCGAGGCGCTCCAGTCCAAGCACACCAGCTGGCACTGA
- a CDS encoding YqgE/AlgH family protein, giving the protein MKNLAPGFLLAMPQLGDPNFYRSVILMIEHGESGSMGLVVNRGAALTLGELARGQKLDIHTDRSSHPVFVGGPVEPQRGFVLHDDDELLEKHSVLPGLFLSVTLDALGPLLERASPRLRFCLGYAGWGPRQLESEIAAGSWLFTEATAEAVLGQEPGKLWETTLRGMGVDPAMLVMGRGMN; this is encoded by the coding sequence GTGAAGAACCTTGCTCCCGGCTTCCTGCTGGCCATGCCTCAGCTCGGGGACCCGAACTTCTACCGCTCCGTCATCCTGATGATCGAGCATGGGGAGTCCGGCTCCATGGGGCTCGTCGTGAACCGGGGCGCGGCGCTGACCCTGGGGGAGCTGGCGCGAGGGCAGAAGCTGGACATCCACACCGACCGCTCCAGTCACCCGGTCTTCGTCGGCGGCCCCGTGGAGCCCCAGCGGGGCTTCGTGCTGCACGACGATGACGAGCTGCTCGAGAAGCACTCGGTGCTGCCGGGCCTGTTCCTCAGCGTGACGCTGGACGCGCTGGGGCCCTTGTTGGAGCGGGCCTCTCCCCGGCTGCGGTTCTGCCTGGGCTATGCGGGCTGGGGCCCTCGGCAGCTGGAGAGTGAAATCGCGGCGGGCTCGTGGCTCTTCACGGAGGCCACCGCGGAGGCGGTGCTGGGCCAGGAGCCCGGCAAATTGTGGGAGACCACGTTACGTGGCATGGGCGTGGACCCGGCCATGTTGGTCATGGGAAGGGGAATGAACTGA
- a CDS encoding BolA family protein encodes MLDADFIRSRILEALPGSEVEVRDTTGTGDHFEARVVSPDFAGKMMVQQHKLVYAPLQTWLETGELHALALKTYSPEQWKKLGNR; translated from the coding sequence ATGCTCGACGCAGACTTCATCCGCAGCCGCATCCTGGAGGCCCTGCCGGGCTCCGAGGTGGAGGTGCGGGATACGACGGGGACGGGAGACCACTTCGAGGCTCGTGTCGTCAGCCCCGACTTCGCCGGCAAGATGATGGTCCAGCAGCACAAGCTCGTGTATGCGCCGCTTCAGACGTGGTTGGAGACCGGCGAGCTGCACGCACTCGCCCTGAAGACGTACTCGCCCGAGCAGTGGAAGAAGCTCGGGAACCGCTAG
- the grxD gene encoding Grx4 family monothiol glutaredoxin, which yields MTPELKARFDQLTQSHPIVLFMKGNALFPQCGFSARALSLLQPLGEVFTVDVLADPEIRQGIKDYTNWPTIPQIFIRGQFIGGSDILGELAERGELADLVAGKPPA from the coding sequence ATGACCCCAGAGCTCAAGGCCCGGTTCGACCAGCTGACCCAGTCGCACCCCATCGTCCTCTTCATGAAGGGCAACGCCCTGTTCCCCCAGTGCGGCTTCTCCGCGCGGGCGCTGTCGCTGCTGCAGCCCCTTGGTGAGGTCTTCACGGTGGACGTGCTGGCCGACCCCGAGATCCGCCAGGGCATCAAGGACTACACGAACTGGCCCACCATTCCGCAGATCTTCATCCGCGGGCAGTTCATCGGCGGCTCGGACATCCTGGGCGAGCTGGCCGAGCGGGGCGAGCTGGCCGACCTGGTCGCCGGCAAGCCGCCCGCCTGA
- a CDS encoding DUF2914 domain-containing protein, producing the protein MVTATPPNSSEKNEETADPSGNPAPVPAAPPNAAVALTDTPQGASPAAVDPDDLVATEKTPTLMDKVQAFRTRHEKWEMAAFFFGGFLYDIVSLSRIDDKLTLVQSFGYLLILASLLLLEQRYPEGTEPPALLAKVWRWREDAVHFFFGSLISVFMLLLFKSTSGFMPYLFVVALFGLLVANELPRFRQMGPVVRVSLLSLCVTMYFACLLPVLIGRIGFWVFLLAVTLGSASMYGLMRLMARWRTDVEYVVRKVAVPGFGVQAALLVCYLVGVIPPVPLAVQYAGIYHEVKRVSPGVYQLTSVDDSIWYKPWTWFGPDFVIRPGDKPYYFFRIFAPKNFAPYKVRVRWYYDHPEKGWTTNGNGFIANVSSNGTDGGYRYYATTSNLKPGNWRVVLETEAGHEINRLSFTAGADERTEPRELKVEYSTLKEVIPLSAEAFEKTRKPTGTVPSEPASPTPAPAAEAPAPPAPPAPLEGAPAQ; encoded by the coding sequence GTGGTCACCGCCACTCCGCCCAACAGCTCCGAGAAGAACGAAGAGACCGCCGACCCATCCGGTAACCCGGCGCCGGTCCCCGCTGCTCCCCCGAATGCCGCCGTCGCGCTGACGGACACCCCCCAGGGCGCCTCGCCCGCGGCGGTGGACCCCGACGACCTGGTGGCCACGGAGAAGACGCCCACCTTGATGGACAAGGTGCAGGCGTTCCGCACCCGCCACGAGAAGTGGGAGATGGCCGCCTTCTTCTTCGGCGGCTTCCTCTACGACATCGTCTCCCTGAGCCGCATCGACGACAAGCTCACGCTGGTGCAGAGCTTCGGCTACCTGCTCATCCTGGCGTCGCTGCTGCTCCTGGAGCAGCGCTACCCGGAGGGCACCGAGCCCCCCGCGCTGCTGGCGAAGGTGTGGCGCTGGAGGGAGGACGCGGTCCACTTCTTCTTCGGCAGCCTCATCAGCGTCTTCATGCTGCTCTTGTTCAAGAGCACGTCGGGCTTCATGCCCTACCTCTTCGTCGTGGCCCTCTTCGGGTTGCTGGTGGCGAACGAGCTGCCGCGCTTCCGGCAGATGGGCCCTGTCGTCCGCGTGTCGCTGCTCAGCCTCTGCGTGACGATGTACTTCGCGTGCCTGCTGCCGGTGCTGATTGGCCGCATCGGCTTCTGGGTGTTCCTGCTGGCCGTGACGCTGGGCAGCGCGAGCATGTACGGGCTGATGCGGCTGATGGCGCGCTGGCGCACGGACGTGGAATACGTGGTGCGGAAGGTGGCGGTGCCGGGCTTCGGTGTGCAGGCCGCGCTGCTGGTCTGCTACCTGGTGGGTGTCATCCCGCCTGTGCCCCTCGCCGTGCAGTACGCGGGCATCTACCACGAGGTGAAGCGCGTCAGCCCGGGCGTGTACCAGCTCACGTCGGTGGACGACTCCATCTGGTACAAGCCGTGGACGTGGTTCGGTCCGGACTTCGTGATTCGGCCCGGCGACAAGCCGTACTACTTCTTCCGCATCTTCGCGCCGAAGAACTTCGCGCCGTACAAGGTGCGCGTGCGCTGGTACTACGACCACCCGGAGAAGGGCTGGACGACCAACGGCAACGGCTTCATCGCCAACGTCAGCAGCAACGGGACGGATGGCGGCTACCGCTACTACGCCACCACGTCCAACCTGAAGCCCGGCAACTGGCGCGTCGTGCTGGAGACGGAGGCCGGGCATGAAATCAACCGCCTGTCCTTCACCGCGGGCGCCGATGAGCGCACCGAGCCTCGCGAGCTCAAGGTGGAGTACTCCACGCTCAAGGAGGTCATCCCCCTGTCCGCGGAGGCGTTCGAGAAGACGCGCAAGCCCACGGGGACGGTGCCCTCGGAGCCCGCCTCGCCGACGCCTGCTCCGGCCGCCGAGGCCCCCGCGCCTCCCGCGCCCCCCGCGCCCCTGGAGGGCGCACCGGCGCAGTGA
- a CDS encoding winged helix DNA-binding domain-containing protein, with amino-acid sequence MTQEVRSPRRATKGGLAPVLSTRELNRALLQRQFLVSRTRRPLLEVIEHLIGLQAQAGNAPYVGLWTRMEDFKLEDLTRAYEARSVVRASMMRSTQHLVTARDCHALRPVLQPVLDRMIKHSPFPRELEGLDMAQVFAEGRRLMVEEPLSAAELGRRLQLKWPDRDGAALSMVVRMAGALITVPPFGTWGVGGEVEFTPADSWLGPSKAPAQSREDVVLRYLGAFGPASVKDMQQWSGMIHLGEVFEQLRPRLRTFRDEQGVELFDVPDAPRPHGDTPVPVRFIPDFDNLLLSHSDRTRIISEPHRKRVFTLNGIIRPTVLVDGFVRGMWKLERKKAQALLRVEPFARLSREDRDALTEEGMRLLSCVASDVASHDVHFAPVS; translated from the coding sequence ATGACTCAGGAGGTTCGAAGTCCGCGCCGCGCAACAAAGGGCGGACTGGCACCTGTTCTATCCACCCGGGAGCTGAACCGGGCGCTGCTCCAGCGGCAGTTCCTGGTGAGCCGGACCCGCCGCCCGCTGCTGGAGGTCATCGAGCACCTCATTGGACTCCAAGCCCAGGCCGGAAACGCGCCCTATGTGGGCCTCTGGACGCGGATGGAGGACTTCAAGCTCGAGGACCTGACCCGGGCCTATGAAGCTCGGAGCGTGGTGCGCGCCTCGATGATGCGCTCCACCCAGCACCTGGTCACCGCGCGCGACTGTCACGCCCTCCGCCCCGTGCTTCAGCCGGTGTTGGACCGGATGATCAAACACAGCCCCTTCCCACGCGAGCTGGAGGGGTTGGACATGGCGCAGGTGTTCGCGGAGGGGCGCCGGTTGATGGTGGAGGAGCCCTTGAGCGCGGCGGAGCTCGGGCGGCGTCTCCAGCTGAAGTGGCCGGACCGGGATGGCGCCGCGTTGAGCATGGTGGTCCGGATGGCGGGGGCGCTCATCACCGTGCCCCCCTTCGGGACGTGGGGCGTGGGCGGAGAGGTGGAGTTCACTCCGGCCGACTCGTGGCTCGGTCCCTCCAAAGCCCCCGCGCAGTCACGTGAGGACGTGGTCCTTCGCTACCTGGGCGCCTTCGGCCCGGCGAGCGTGAAGGACATGCAGCAGTGGTCCGGGATGATTCACCTGGGCGAGGTCTTCGAGCAGCTTCGGCCTCGGCTGCGGACCTTCCGTGACGAGCAGGGCGTCGAGCTCTTCGATGTGCCGGATGCGCCTCGGCCCCACGGGGACACCCCCGTGCCGGTGCGTTTCATCCCCGACTTCGACAACCTGCTGCTGTCGCATTCGGACCGCACGCGCATCATCTCGGAGCCCCACCGCAAGCGCGTCTTCACCCTCAACGGCATCATCCGTCCGACGGTGCTGGTGGATGGTTTCGTGCGAGGGATGTGGAAGCTGGAGCGGAAGAAGGCTCAGGCCCTGCTGCGAGTCGAGCCCTTCGCCCGGCTGTCTCGCGAGGACCGCGACGCGCTCACGGAAGAGGGGATGCGGCTCTTGTCCTGCGTGGCCTCGGACGTGGCGTCCCACGACGTCCACTTCGCGCCGGTGTCCTGA